A region from the Fundulus heteroclitus isolate FHET01 chromosome 22, MU-UCD_Fhet_4.1, whole genome shotgun sequence genome encodes:
- the got1 gene encoding aspartate aminotransferase, cytoplasmic, with product MSVFCEVPLAAPVAVFKLTQDFNNDPFPNKVNLGVGAYRTDEGKPWVLPVVKKVEKIIVHDDRLNHEYLPILGLAEFTSSSSKIVLGDDSPAIRENRVGGVQCLGGTGALKIGAEFLRRFYNGSNNTKTPVYVSAPTWENHNAVFSSAGFEDVRPYKYWDAEKRGLDLSGFLRDLESCPEHSVFVLHACAHNPTGTDPTQEQWKQIAEVMMRRKLFAFFDSAYQGFASGNLEKDAWAVRYFVSKGVEMFCAQSFSKNFGLYNERVGNLTIVARDAENLKRVLSQMEKIVRTTWSNPPSQGARIVAVTLSSPELFSEWKDNVKTMADRVLLMRAQLKAKLQSLGTPGTWDHITDQIGMFSFTGLNPNQVEYMVKEKHVYLMASGRINMCGLTSKNIDYVAESIHEAVTKVQ from the exons ATGTCAGTGTTCTGTGAGGTCCCGCTTGCAGCCCCCGTGGCTGTCTTTAAACTAACGCAGGACTTCAATAACGACCCGTTTCCAAATAAGGTGAACCTCGGGGTGGGAG CGTACAGGACGGATGAGGGCAAGCCGTGGGTTTTGCCGGTGGTGAAgaaggtggagaagatcatcGTGCACGACGACAGGCTAAACCACGAGTACCTGCCCATCCTGGGCCTCGCCGAGTTCACATCGTCCTCCTCCAAGATCGTGTTGGGGGACGACAGTCCCGCCATCCGGGAGAACAGG GTGGGCGGTGTCCAGTGTCTCGGTGGTACCGGCGCTTTGAAGATTGGCGCAGAGTTCCTGAGGCGATTCTACAATGGGagcaacaacacaaaaacacccGTCTACGTGTCCGCACCTACTTGGG AAAATCACAATGCCGTGTTCAGCAGTGCCGGGTTTGAGGACGTGCGCCCGTACAAATACTGGGACGCAGAGAAGAGAGGACTCGATTTGTCCGGTTTCCTCAGGGACTTGGAA AGTTGTCCGGAGCACTCCGTCTTTGTCCTGCATGCCTGTGCCCACAATCCCACGGGAACCGACCCCACACAGGAGCAATGGAAGCAGATAGCTGAAGTCATGATG aggcgaaagctgtttgcgtTTTTCGACTCGGCCTATCAGGGGTTTGCCTCTGGTAACCTTGAGAAGGACGCTTGGGCTGTCCGCTACTTTGTCTCTAAGGGCGTCGAAATGTTCTGTGCTCAGTCTTTCTCAAAAAACTTCGGACTCTACA ATGAGCGCGTGGGCAACCTGACAATCGTGGCGCGGGATGCAGAAAACCTGAAGAGAGTTCTCTCCCAGATGGAGAAGATTGTGAGGACCACCTGGTCCAACCCGCCGTCTCAGGGAGCTCGCATTGTTGCGGTGACGCTTAGCTCCCCAGAGCTGTTTTCAGAATG GAAGGACAATGTGAAGACGATGGCGGACCGAGTCTTACTGATGAGGGCCCAGCTTAAAGCCAAGCTCCAGTCTCTGGGAACGCCGGGGACCTGGGACCACATCACAGACCAGATCGGCATGTTCAGCTTCACAGGCCTCAACC CCAACCAAGTGGAGTATATGGTGAAGGAGAAACACGTCTATTTGATGGCCAGCGGCCGCATCAACATGTGCGGCTTGACCAGCAAGAACATCGACTACGTGGCCGAGTCCATCCATGAGGCTGTTACCAAGGTGCAGTAG